One Chanodichthys erythropterus isolate Z2021 chromosome 10, ASM2448905v1, whole genome shotgun sequence DNA segment encodes these proteins:
- the LOC137028715 gene encoding uncharacterized protein, which produces MQKRTQFPLYEMISSNSVTTFALMLLFSVVIDGRTEFSGTLVQTVDRGKSVNISCNYKPSSDIESFTVKLETTNTICSVMYVNKSWINHSCKALFRFIWIPESVEMSFEVSNLQIIDTDIYKCVVTRNIPPPYVPLREERTFVQVIAHPNVSVSHVRASDGFHEILCRSEGFYPSSLELVWMRNEGFQNISHTYNINKTNPDGSYTLHSYLNVSDCTNYSCWVNHSSLSQPMILHLSPADCYENRESFRDKITWMTLVTSVLLIFAILIMTVVCERFKRARRRSESAVRVSVTSEPTLHSHLQAEIVYSTLGDHHPVPCSPVGVRSFPQ; this is translated from the exons ATGCAAAAGAGGACGCAGTTTCCGTTATATGAAATG ATATCATCTAACTCTGTGACCACATTTGCACTGATGCTACTTTTTTCTG TTGTTATAGATGGACGTACAGAATTCAGTGGCACCTTAGTTCAGACCGTTGATCGAGGAAAGTCAGTCAATATCAGCTGTAACTACAAACCATCAAGTGACATTGAAAGTTTCACAGTGAAACTGGAAACTACCAATACAATATGCTCCGTAATGTATGTTAACAAATCATGGATAAATCACTCATGTAAAGCTCTATTTAGATTCATTTGGATTCCAGAGAGTGTTGAAATGTCATTTGAGGTGTCAAATCTGCAGATAATTGATACTGACATTTACAAATGTGTTGTGACAAGAAACATACCACCTCCTTATGTGCCTTTGAGAGAAGAAAGAACATTTGTTCAAGTGATTG caCACCCCAACGTGTCTGTTTCACACGTAAGAGCATCAGATGGATTTCATGAAATTCTTTGCCGCTCTGAGGGGTTTTACCCCTCTTCTCTGGAGCTGGTGTGGATGAGAAATGAAGGATTTCAGAACATCTCTCACACATACAACATTAACAAAACCAACCCAGATGGATCATACACCCTCCATTCATATTTGAATGTGTCTGACTGTACAAACTACTCGTGTTGGGTAAATCACTCATCCCTGAGCCAACCAATGATTCTCCACCTGtctcctgctgactgttatGAGAACAGAGAGAGCTTTAGAG ATAAAATTACATGGATGACTCTGGTGACTAGTGTGCTGCTGATTTTCGCAATACTGATTATGACAGTCGTGTGTGAGCGTTTCA AAAGAGCACGTCGGCGGTCTGAGTCTGCTGTAAGAGTGAGTGTCACATCTGAGCCTACCCTCCACTCTCACCTGCAGGCTGAGATAGTGTATTCAACACTGGGTGACCATCATCCAGTTCCATGCAGCCCTGTTGGAGTCCGCTCATTTCCACAATAA
- the btg3 gene encoding protein BTG3, with product MKKEIAAVVFFLKRLIKKAEKLDADKVDLFVERLTVALQEKYKGHWYPDNPSKGQAFRCIRVNRFHKEDAELFRACAESGVQYKDLGLPKELTLWVDPGEVCCRYGERNHGFTVATFSSDDDDDKEDVTKKVTSAVERVTSDYHSGSSSDEDTSCREPQYTPPFHNHSPYQLIYASAPVWNPLPRKKFGPGKGHYPQRPHYMIRPPCRPNHSFKPHSWVQQGYRSKHGYWGSPSNFVHQLQ from the exons ATGAAGAAAGAAATAGCAGCGGTTGTATTTTTCCTGAAGCGGTTGATAAAGAAGGCTGAGAAGTTGGATGCCGATAAGGTGGACCTGTTTGTGGAGCGGTTAACTGTAGCATTACAGGAGAAGTACAAGGGTCATTGGTATCCAGACAACCCCAGCAAGGGCCAAGCATTCAG GTGCATCAGAGTGAACCGCTTCCATAAAGAGGATGCTGAATTGTTCCGAGCATGTGCTGAGAGTGGAGTGCAGTACAAAGACCTTGGTCTGCCTAAGGAGCTCACGCTTTGGGTTGACCCTGGAGAGGTGTGCTGTAG GTATGGCGAGAGGAATCATGGTTTCACTGTGGCCACCTTCTCAAGTGATGACGATGATGATAAAGAGGATGTGACAAAGAAGGTGACGAGCGCTGTAGAGAGGGTCACGTCGGATTACCACTCCGGATCTTCCTCGGATGAGGacaccagctgcagagagccccAGTACACCCCACCTTTCCACAACCACTCTCCATACCAG CTTATATATGCCAGTGCCCCAGTATGGAATCCTCTACCAAGAAAGAAATTTGGCCCAGGGAAAGGGCATTACCCTCAGCGGCCACACTACATGATCCGCCCCCCTTGCAGACCCAACCATTCCTTTAAACCGCACAGCTGGGTCCAGCAGGGTTATCGCAGCAAGCACGGCTACTGGGGCAGCCCTTCCAACTTTGTACACCAGCTTCAGTAA